ATGTTGTTGGTCCGCTTCATGTGCATCAGTTCGCGAGCCTCCTCCAGTGTGATGGAGGTGTTGGTCGAGACGACCATGCGCTTCACCGGCGTCATGAGGGTTCCGATGAGGTCGGAGTCACTGGCAAAGACAAGGTCGCTCTTGCTCAGCACACCACAcaggcggcggctggtgaAGTCGTCCACGACCATCAGGCAGCTGACACCCCCTTTGCGGCCAGACCAGTTCAGCTCCTCCAGAGCCTCAGTCTTCGTCGCTGACGACAGGATCATGCGTGGGTCTTCAATCAGGAAGGACTGCGCGCGCTTCACCTTGCGCACCATCGCGCACTGTTCCTCGATACTGCAGAAGCGGTGCAGAATACCAATGCCGCCCTCGCGCGCCATCGTCACGGCAGTCTTGTCCTCGCACACCGTGTCCATATTACTGGCGACGATGGGAATCTTGAGGCGAATGTTGCGGCTGAGGTGGGTGCTTGTGTTGACAGCCTTGCGAGAGCGCACGGGACTGCGCTGTGGAATGAGCAGGACGTCATCGTACGTGAGTCCCTGCGGAAGGGTAGGTAGACCGCCTAGTGCTGCCATTCCTAACCGAgagtggaagagggaaagaaggagggGCGGAGGATGCGAGGTATGTGCATACAGCGAGAGCTGTACGGGTGCTTGAGTGAataagagagaggcagggggagagggcggaggcgTGGGGCAGGTGAAAACAGAGGGGGAATGAAGTGAGATGCTAACATGCATGAGTTcgggagagaggagtgacGAGAGCGAGACGTGTAGCGCTGGAAAGAGGCGAGTGAGCATGTCTCTGCCCCTTTTTTGCCcatctccctttcttttccttcggcTGCGGGAGGCATCGCCTTTCAAACACCCACACGTGACATAGTTGGAGCTCACAGGTAGAGAGACCAGTGCACTGAGGCCGGTGACCAGCGGAGCTGCAGTTGCGCGCTGCCACTGTGCGTGCGCTACAATACAGGGGGTTCTACctcaagagagaggaggaggagggggggaggtacAAGACGGGGGGAACTGCGGAGGACGAAACGtgcgcatacacacgcatGGACGTAcagcgagaaagaaagagcacGAGGAGAGTAATGCACCTATGCAGAGGGAAGGGgtcactcacacacacacatgtgtgAGAGCGCCAGTGGAGCAGTTTTCATTCGAAAAGGGACTCGGAAAACGCCTCACGCTTCTCTGGCATGCTCTCCCCagtgtgcaggtgcgcctGTACGCCACGacctcccccaccctcctcgcAATGGTGTACCAGCTTTCTCTGTGGGTACGCAACTCGAAACAAAGCGATACACACCCGTCCACtgaaaaaaacaaacaaaataGCGCTGACAAGAGCGCGCCGTTTCGCTCCTCGGCGCCTACGGCCGGCTCGGCCAGGTCAGTGTGAAAGCCGGGCTCGGCGGGGGCGTAAAAGACTTGAGTGCCTCCATAACTTCTGTGGCGGTCGGCCTGATCACCAGAAAGCCCAGGACTTTCTCCTCCAGAAAGCCCTCAGCAATGAGGTGCTTCAGTAGCGCAATAAATACCTCGAAAAAGCCTTCAACATTCACAAGGCCAATCTTGGGCCGATAGGCGTTGAGCTGGAACAGCGTAatcacctccagcagctcatcAAAGGTGCCGACACCGCCCGGCAGCGCGACGACAGTGTTGGCGTGAGCAAACATGATGCTCTTCCGCTCCGACATGGTGGCTGTCATGTAGATGCGGTCGCCGATCATGGAGCCCGATACCTCGCGCTCCGACAGAGCGTTGGGGATGACGGAGATGACCTTGCCATTCAGTGCCTGCGCCTCTTTCGCCAACTCACCCATCACACCGACCGTGCCACCGCCGTAGATGACAGGCTGCTTCGCCACTTCGACAATGTACTTGGCAAGGGCCTTGGCCTCCTGCGTGTAGGCAGGCTTGTTGCCGCTACGGGCACCCCCCAATACCAGCACACccttctgcagcagcgggtcGTCAATGGCCTTGTCAGGCCAGACCTGTGGTTTTCTGTCTATTGCCGGCTGCGAGGTAGCCTTGCTGCACAGAGTCagcttctgctcctccacgGCAATCCCGGCCACGGCTTTGAAGAGGTTCTGGAGGGGCGCACTCTTCATGTGAATCTCTTCAAAGTCGCGCATGCTGCTGTAGCGCTCCAGCACGAGGTACTGGTGTGGCACCGGCTCGCCATTCTCGAACACTTGATGCAGCTCATAGGTGAGAGTACCGGGTTCATTCCAcacggcgtgctgctgcagcggggcGAACGCGTCGAGGAactgctgctctgcctcgTCGTTTCGTAGTTTGATGGTAAACACAGCCGCCACAACCATTCTCTCCCGCGCTTATGCTTTTCTCTTCGGTGACTCTGGAATTAGATCGCTCTTTCTGTGTGAGCCACGCAGCAGTGGGTTGTGCGGGTTGCTACTGTGCGAGGTGCTTGTAGAGCCCTTTTTGGTCTACGGGAGTGTGTTCTGCAATGGCTTGTGGAGGGTGGCGGGCGGGACGAAGAATGGGGGTAGGAAGAAGACTGAGGCGTGCTTCCGCGAAGGTGGTTGTGGGTCAGCAGTGCCCCGgacaaggggggggggggagaacaccgcaacgaaagaaagagcaACGAGGTaacggagagagggaaagagcgagtTAACAAGCGATAGTGACATTGATGAGGCGGCAGTTGTGGTGCCTGACATGTGCGTATGccagggaaagggaagagcgCGCAGTCATCTAggttcgtgtgtgtgtgtgtgtgagggcAACCGTGGAGGCAGTTGTGAAGCAGAGGAAAgcaggagggggaaaggcaTTACAGAGAGACCGAGCGGGTGGGTGCAATgtacggggaggggggtggaggggaaaCGAGTCCGTTGAGTGCAGAGTTGTAAGCTCTGCTTTTTCCGCCACCAGCAATCATGCACTGCGAAGCATGGGAAGCAAATactgagggagagagagggagaggggaagagcaCAGGTTCAAAATGCGGAGGTGAGGGTAGAAGCGCCATCGGCCTTTTTGCATCTTTGTGGAGTCCAGCAGCTACGAGAATCGAACGCTCGCTCGCCAATTACCTCTTCTCACCTTGCACGCGATCTCTTCCTCGTCGAATCCGTGGGCGTCGTACCTTCGTGCACGCCTTCCGACCTtacccaccacctcctcgtgAGCTcattttcctttcttttgttttgttttgctctGTTTCGCCGAAGTTGTCTGGATGCGCCACACCGCACACACCTCGCGCCTCCCAgtggagaaaagagggcCTCTGCaaagggtgtgtgtgtgtgtgtgaggatgcacatatatacacatatacacacacatgtgcgcCCTTCGTGTCGTCCCTCCCGTCATGGGAAAGAAATACACAGCAAACCTACAGTGGAAGGCATGAatgcggcgaggcggcgatggagagaaagagaggggaggggggagtgaggggCAACTTTTTCGGTTTGCCCGTCAAATTGTTCGACCTGTGCAGCCTACACCCATCGTCCACGCGAGACAagtgaaagggagagaaTGAAAGGTGTGCAAGAGCGAAATCGCGCATACATCCACAGAAAGGAGGAgtcgccagcgccacagACGCAAAGTAAACATCGAAGAAGAATACACACGCCACGAAGGATGACAGGACGGTGTGAGctgaaagggggggggagatgaGAGATGAGAGAAATGAAAGAGGCGCGGAGGTGCagagacggggagggggatgggtGGGgaatggtggtggtggtaagTATGTGTCCTCAGCTGACAGCAGACCACAttctcatctctctccccccccttcctccccgtCTCTAACCGTGTCTGTCCTCTTCTGCGCATCTCATTTTCTTCTCCACCTGGAGAAGAGAATGAGGTGAAAAGAGGAGctcaccacacgcacacaaaagcAAAACGTCCTCCAACAACAACTGCCACGACAACATCACGCAACTCAGCTTGGGGAATCAGAGCTCCGCACACGCCAAGATGTCTCACATCTGCCACACTCCCTCCGCTTCCTCggtcctcttttcttctctccctgcGTGTACGTCTTCGACCCAATTCGCATTCCT
This genomic interval from Leishmania braziliensis MHOM/BR/75/M2904 complete genome, chromosome 17 contains the following:
- a CDS encoding ysine decarboxylase-like protein, whose product is MVVAAVFTIKLRNDEAEQQFLDAFAPLQQHAVWNEPGTLTYELHQVFENGEPVPHQYLVLERYSSMRDFEEIHMKSAPLQNLFKAVAGIAVEEQKLTLCSKATSQPAIDRKPQVWPDKAIDDPLLQKGVLVLGGARSGNKPAYTQEAKALAKYIVEVAKQPVIYGGGTVGVMGELAKEAQALNGKVISVIPNALSEREVSGSMIGDRIYMTATMSERKSIMFAHANTVVALPGGVGTFDELLEVITLFQLNAYRPKIGLVNVEGFFEVFIALLKHLIAEGFLEEKVLGFLVIRPTATEVMEALKSFTPPPSPAFTLTWPSRP